Genomic window (Gemmatimonadota bacterium):
TCTCTCCCCCGCTCTTGGCCCAGCGGCCGGAACCCTCGGTCGCCAGCTTGATGCGCACACCCACCGTGGGCTCGATCTTCATCTCATCGGCGACCTTGAGCAGCACCTCGAGCTCGTTGAGCTGCTCCAGTACAATGACCACCTTGTGCCCCAGCTGCTGCCCGATCAGGGCGAGGCGCATGAACTCCTCGTCCTTGTAGCCATTGCAGATGATCAGGTGGCGGGCGCTTTCGTTGAGCCCGAGCACTGCCATCAGCTCGGGCTTGGAGCCGCACTCGAGCCCGACGCCGTGCGGTGTGCCGAATTCGACGATCTCCTGCACCACATGCCGCTGCTGGTTCACCTTGACCGGATAGACCGTGGTGTACTTCCCTTCGTACCCGAAATCGTCGATGGCAACACGGAAGCGTTCGGCGAGCTCGGCGATCCGTGAGCGGAGGATGTCGGAGAAGCGGAGCAGGAGCGGGAGCCCGACGCCCTGCGCGCTGAGGTCCATCGCGATGTGATAGAGATCGATGCCGCCCGTCGCCGCGCCGTCGGGATGCACCATCACATGCCCTTCGTCACTGATCCGGAAATACCCCAGTCCCCAGCCCTGCATATTGTAGAGCTTCTCGGCATCACGAACCGACCACTTGGAAGGATCCGCCGAGGGCGACAGGACGAACGGGGAACTGGAGGAAGCGGCCATCAAGCGACTCCTGCGGGGTCCGGGACTATAGAGGGCACAATTCTAACATCCGTCCTGTCAATTGCTCGACCTGCGCCTGGAGAAACCACCGCGATGTCGGCTTCGAACACGATTGCGATCACCGGCGCCTCCGGGATGATTGGCCAGGCCCTCACGGCGGCGCTGCAGGCGGACGGGCGGACGATCCTCCCCATCTCGCGGCACGCGATCCCCGGCGGCACGCGCTGGGACCCGGGTCGCGGAATTCTGGATACCGGCGCACTCGAAGGAGTCGACGCCATCATCCATCTCGCGGGGGAGAGCATCGCCGCCGGCCGCTGGACGCCAGCGCGCAAGACCCTGCTCCGCGAGTCCCGGCTCACGCCGACCCGCTTGCTCGCGGAGACGATCGGGCGGCTCACTCAGCCACCCCGAGTCCTCATCTCGGCATCGGCAGTAGGGATCTACGGGAACCGTGGCGATGAACGGCTCGACGAGCGCGCCACCTTTGGCACCGACTTCCTGGCGCGCCTCGGGCAGGAGTGGGAGGCCGCCGCGGACCCGGCGCGGGCAGTTGGGGTGCGTGTCGTGCACCCGCGCTTCGGTGTGGTCCTCTCGACGACCGGCGGCGCACTGAAGAAACTGCTGCCCCCGTTCAGGCTTGGCCTGGGGGGTCCGGTCGGCGATGGCAAGCAGTGGCTCGCGTGGATTGCCATTTCGGATGTGGTGGGAGTGGTGCGGCACCTGTTGGCGAACGCCGACCTGGCTGGCCCCGTGAACGCGGTCGCCCCGGGAGAGGTGACTAATGGAGAGTTCGGTCGGATCCTCGGCCGGGTGCTGCACCGGCCGGCGGTGTTGCCGCTCCCCGCATTCGCGCTGAAGCTGGCCTTCGGGGAGATGGCCGAGGCGACGTTACTGGCGAGCCAGCGCGTCGTCCCGGCCGTGCTTTCGCAAAGCGGCTATCAGTGGAGTTTTCCGGAGCTCGAGCCTGCGCTGCAGGCGATCGTGCATCCGACGGCGGTCGATCGGCGTTAGAGCTGCTCGTCGCGGGCAGGACGCTTCCGGCGCTTCACGCCGGCGCCGGCGAGCCCGAGCAGACCGGTGGCCAGCAGCGACATTGTCGCCGGCTCCGGCACGATTTCAGTGGCACCGACTGGCGTATCGCCCGTCAACCAGAGGCCGTCTGTCTGGCCATCGCCCTTGAGGGTGACCTTGAGCGTATTGGAGCCGGCGAGGAGGCCGGGCAGCGAGAAGTTCGCGGTGCAGAGCGGGTAATCACTGCTGTTGAAAATGGCGTCCCCGTCGCGACAGAAGCCGAAGTGATTGCCAATGGCGCGGTCAGTGGATGACGTCAGCGCGGTCGTCGGATTGAACGTGGTGCCGTTGAGCACGAATCCGGTGAGGATGTTATCCCAGCCGGCGCTCAGGAGCAGGTTCCCGGCAAAGAGCGAGTTGAAGGTGACTTCAAACGTGTAGAAGTACCGGAGCCCGGCATCGGTGTCCTTGTTGTAGTCGCCCACCCCACCGACTGCAGAGGAGGAGGGCCAGGCGCTGATCCACTTGGCGCCGGAGCCGACTTCATCCGGTTCCCAGACGCCACCAACCGCCGGAACGACCCACGCTCCGTACGAGCCGCCCGAGTTGCCGCCTGGACCGTACGGCCCCGACGTCCAGGAGACCAGCCAGTTCGCGTCCTGCGTGCCGACGGCCGAGGTGCCCGTCTGGAAAGTCTGGGCCGCAAGCGGTGAAGCAATCAGGACCGAGATCAGGGCAACCGAAGAGATGTGACGCACGCGCGACTCCTTGGATCAGTGGGTATCAGACGGTCGAGCGACGGCGGCGAACCTTGCCGAGCACACCTGCAAGGCCAGTACCGAAGAGCAGCATCGTGCTCGGCTCGGGTACGACTTCCTCGGTGTTCGCCGGCGGATCGTAGGCGATATTGAACATCATGTCCTGATAGTCCTTGTCCGAACCGCCACCTGCACCAGTGTAGATGTCTTCGATGCCGGCAATCCAGTTGCTGCCGGCATTCCCGGGAGGGGCGAAGCCGAAGAGCGCGAACTGATTGTCGAGCCCGGAGTAGGCGTAGTTGCCGTTCGTCAGCAGGACGTAGAGCCCCCAATTCCCGCCGAACGTGATGGGCGACCCTGGCAGACCACCGTTGAGGGAAGTCCGCAGGCTCGTGGACGCGTCGTAGTAACCCCAATCGGTATTGGCGCCGGCGATGTCGCCTCCGGCGAGATTGCCACTCAACAGCGAGAAGGAGTAGCTGCCCGCGCCGAAGAGGAACGCCTGAAAACCACCGCCCGCACCCTCGAGGTACGTCGTCGGCGTCGGGCCACCATATGGCAGCCAGTTTCCGGGGCGCTGATTGGCGCAGCTCTTACCCGACGTTCCCGCGAGGCCGGTGACCACGTAGCCGGAGTTGCAGTAGGTGCCATCGGCGGAGACGTTATCCCAGAATTGCTGGCCGGCGCTGACGTTGTTGGGCGACCCGATGGCGGTCCACGACTGGGCGGTCATTGGTGACGCCAGAACGGCCAAAGCCGCCAAGCCATAGAATGATTCCTTGATCGAGCGCATCAGGACTTCTCCGGGGGTCGGTTACTGCTGCAGGCCGTGAATTCGCATCGGGATCGGTGTCGTTGGGAGGAAGAGGAGGCAACTGACGTGCCGCGGTACTCGATCCTGGCGAGGACCGGGTTTTCCAGGCTAACACGTTGAGACTCAATGGTTTA
Coding sequences:
- a CDS encoding TIGR01777 family oxidoreductase, coding for MSASNTIAITGASGMIGQALTAALQADGRTILPISRHAIPGGTRWDPGRGILDTGALEGVDAIIHLAGESIAAGRWTPARKTLLRESRLTPTRLLAETIGRLTQPPRVLISASAVGIYGNRGDERLDERATFGTDFLARLGQEWEAAADPARAVGVRVVHPRFGVVLSTTGGALKKLLPPFRLGLGGPVGDGKQWLAWIAISDVVGVVRHLLANADLAGPVNAVAPGEVTNGEFGRILGRVLHRPAVLPLPAFALKLAFGEMAEATLLASQRVVPAVLSQSGYQWSFPELEPALQAIVHPTAVDRR
- a CDS encoding PEP-CTERM sorting domain-containing protein, whose product is MRSIKESFYGLAALAVLASPMTAQSWTAIGSPNNVSAGQQFWDNVSADGTYCNSGYVVTGLAGTSGKSCANQRPGNWLPYGGPTPTTYLEGAGGGFQAFLFGAGSYSFSLLSGNLAGGDIAGANTDWGYYDASTSLRTSLNGGLPGSPITFGGNWGLYVLLTNGNYAYSGLDNQFALFGFAPPGNAGSNWIAGIEDIYTGAGGGSDKDYQDMMFNIAYDPPANTEEVVPEPSTMLLFGTGLAGVLGKVRRRRSTV
- a CDS encoding PEP-CTERM sorting domain-containing protein, which translates into the protein MRHISSVALISVLIASPLAAQTFQTGTSAVGTQDANWLVSWTSGPYGPGGNSGGSYGAWVVPAVGGVWEPDEVGSGAKWISAWPSSSAVGGVGDYNKDTDAGLRYFYTFEVTFNSLFAGNLLLSAGWDNILTGFVLNGTTFNPTTALTSSTDRAIGNHFGFCRDGDAIFNSSDYPLCTANFSLPGLLAGSNTLKVTLKGDGQTDGLWLTGDTPVGATEIVPEPATMSLLATGLLGLAGAGVKRRKRPARDEQL